TTTTGAAGGTGGTGAGGCCGAAACATTAGCTATAGACGGTCCTATTTTTAAAAAAAGAGTTAAAATATTAAAAGATAAAAAAGAATGGCATCTTGACAGTGGTGTTTATATTATTGAAGATGCGATTCTTGAAGAAAAGTGATTACAAGTTAATCTCTTTTAAAAATTCATTAATTTCTTCGCTGTAGCTTTCCAAATCGCTTTCATTGATAATTAGTTTATCTGAAAGTGCAATCACATTGCCGATTCCAAAGTCCAATTCCATTTGGTCTCTTTTTGCAAATTCATTGTAGTCTTTAGAATCATCTTCTCTCATCCTGTTTTGCAATCTTTTAAAACGTAAGGTAGGATTTGCAAAGATTGAAAGAATAATGAAATCATCAAAGTTTTCCTTAAACATTTCCACTTCATGATGGCTTCTAATTCCATCGACAACAATGGCATTTTCAATTCCTTCTTTTTCAAGTTGTTTAATTTTTTTGATGGTAAGTTCTGAAACTATATATTCGCCCTTTTCTTTTCTAAGATTTTTGGCAGTTTCTTTAGTGCTTTCACCTCTTTTTTTTGCTTCTTCTCTTATTATGTCTCCCATACTTACAATAATGGCTCCTCTTTCAGTAGCCATATCAGAAACTAAACCCTTTCCA
The uncultured Methanobrevibacter sp. DNA segment above includes these coding regions:
- a CDS encoding nucleoside monophosphate kinase, which produces MQVMGISGLPGSGKGLVSDMATERGAIIVSMGDIIREEAKKRGESTKETAKNLRKEKGEYIVSELTIKKIKQLEKEGIENAIVVDGIRSHHEVEMFKENFDDFIILSIFANPTLRFKRLQNRMREDDSKDYNEFAKRDQMELDFGIGNVIALSDKLIINESDLESYSEEINEFLKEINL